Proteins encoded within one genomic window of Ascaphus truei isolate aAscTru1 chromosome 8, aAscTru1.hap1, whole genome shotgun sequence:
- the SFXN4 gene encoding sideroflexin-4 isoform X2: MSLNGLQPGEPTSFVRRFLHWLDVLDPTTLLASDEEIKNSKALLQSVGHITKDAIQNRKVEDAGKLCEVSLHPDTGNIIPTLFRPPAFMPLATPLAIVTFLQHTGTKPAFFWQLLFQSYSAGFNLVNGNKTWKAEKMEPKQCLLFAVSVSYTACIAVTPQFLMNRFKLTSPIMQTFFRRVLPAPLLSLLGAINVGIVRAPEIEHGIEVVDKAGNVVGVSQRAGEKAVRETAMSRAALIGVTALIPAVLQRFLQRF, translated from the exons ATGTCCTTGAACGGTCTGCAACCCGGGGAGCCGACG TCTTTTGTCCGCAGGTTTCTTCACTGGCTTGATGTTTTGGATCCCACCACGTTACTTGCGTCAGAT GAAGAAATCAAAAACTCCAAGGCCTTGTTGCAAAGTGTGGGACACATCACTAAAGATGCCATTCAAAACAGAAAG GTGGAAGACGCTGGGAAATTATGTGAG GTATCTCTGCACCCAGATACCGGGAACATCATCCCCACATTATTTAGACCTCCCG CTTTCATGCCTTTGGCTACTCCACTG gCTATTGTCACGTTCCTTCAACACACAGGGACAAAACCAGCCTTTTTTTGGCAG CTTCTCTTCCAATCGTACAGTGCCGGCTTCAACCTGGTAAATGGGAACAAGACGTGGAAA GCAGAAAAGATGGAACCCAAGCAGTGTCTGCTCTTTGCAGTATCCGTCTCTTATACTGCTTGTATTGCG GTCACTCCTCAGTTCCTGATGAACAGATTCAAATTGACCAGTCCCATAATGCAAACCTTCTTCCGCAGAGTGCTGCCCGCGCCCCTCCTCT CTCTCCTGGGCGCTATTAACGTGGGGATAGTAAGAGCGCCTGAGATTGAGCACGGAATAGAAGTTGTGGACAAAGCCGGGAATGTTGTTGGAGTGTCTCAGCGTGCAGGAGAGAAG GCTGTGAGGGAAACTGCCATGTCCAGAGCGGCCCTGATTGGGGTCACGGCTTTAATCCCTGCTGTGCTGCAGCGTTTCCTGCAGAG